The genomic window CCGGCCTGGAGCGAGACGACCCTGGCACGGGAGCGGGTCGCGAAGTCCTCGTCGGACTCGAAGCGCGCGCGAGCCGCCTGGTAGAAGGCATTGGGGTCGCTCTCCAGGAGCCGTGCTGCTTCGCTGTCCTCACCGACCTCAAGCAGGTGCTCGAGCAGCATGCCGAAGGGCGTGCCCCAGTCACCAATGTGGTTCTGCCGGATGACGTGGTGGCCCAGGTGCTCCAGCGTGCGGGCCAGCGCGTCGCCGACCACCGTGGTGCGCAGGTGGCCGACGTGCATCTCTTTCGCCACGTTCGGCGCGGAGTAGTCGATCGGGACCTGCTGCGTATCCTGCCGCGGTACGCCGAGGCGGTCGTCGGCGGCCATGGCGCTCACCTGGTTGCTGATCCAGTCGCCGGCCAGAGTGAGGTTGATGAAGCCCGGCCCGCTGATCTCGACCTGCTCGAACGTCCCGTCCGGGGCCAAGCGCTCCACGATGTCCGTGGCGATGTCGCGCGGTGCTCTGTCAACGCGCTTGGCGAGGCCGAGAGCTGCGTTGACCTGGATGTCTGAGAACTGGCTGGGCCGCAGCACGGGGTCGGCTCCCGTGAACTCCGCACCAAGTGCGGCCTCGATAGCGGCAGAAACGAGCGGAGCTAGTTCCGACTGAAGCGACATGTGCCACAACCTACGCCGGCAGCATCGCGATGCCCCTGGCCGGTGGCGAGACCAGACCGCCGCGCGGACCCGTTCCGCATGCACTCATCTGCCGCGGGTCGGTCGTTCCGGAGGTGCGTCATTTCGCCGCGAAGCGGGCCCCTGAAGCTGGCGGCGCACAGTTCCTGAGCGCCATGGTACCGCTGCGGTACCATCCAGATATGGCGATGAACCTTAGGCTGACCGACGCCGAGACCGAAGCCCTGCGCAAAAAGGCCGAGCAGGAGGGGCGTTCCATGCAGGAGGTCGCTCGAGCCGCGATCGCTCAGTACGTCTCAGAGCGTCCCCAGCGACTGAGGGCCGCGATCGACCGAGTCCGCATTGAGGACGGCGTGCTGCTTGAGCGACTGAGTCGGTGAGCGCCGAGGAGCTGGACTACCTCTCGGTCGAGGACCTTCTGGAGATCGCATCCGGGGTGCTCGACGACGTCGCGGTTAGGGACCCTGGCCTCCTTGCCGCGG from Ornithinimicrobium cryptoxanthini includes these protein-coding regions:
- a CDS encoding ribbon-helix-helix protein, CopG family — translated: MAMNLRLTDAETEALRKKAEQEGRSMQEVARAAIAQYVSERPQRLRAAIDRVRIEDGVLLERLSR